The following proteins are co-located in the Primulina tabacum isolate GXHZ01 chromosome 11, ASM2559414v2, whole genome shotgun sequence genome:
- the LOC142518636 gene encoding LOW QUALITY PROTEIN: porphobilinogen deaminase, chloroplastic-like (The sequence of the model RefSeq protein was modified relative to this genomic sequence to represent the inferred CDS: deleted 1 base in 1 codon) produces METAIATVNQAPTRLIAASVSVVGFSLPYFKSPALTQRCRVFVARASVAVEEKIRTMAAVIRIGTRGSPLALAQAYETRDKLIKSHPELAEEGAIQIVIIKTTGDKILSQPLADIGGKGLFTKEIDEALLNSEIDIAVHSMKDVPTYIPEKIILPCNLPREDVRDAFICLTAASLAELTAGSIVGTASLRRKSQLLNRYPSLEVQENFRGNVQTRLKKLNEGVVQATLLALAGLKRLNMTENVTSVLSIEDMLPAVAQGAIGIACRSGDEKMATYLASLNHEDTRSAVSCERAFLEKLEGSCRTPIAGYANRDEDGNCIFKALVASPDGTRVLETSRKGPYSFGDMIKMGSDAGEELLSRAGPGFFDH; encoded by the exons ATGGAGACCGCCATAGCCACTGTAAATCAAGCTCCTACTCGTCTCATTGCCgcttcagtttcagttgttgGATTTTCTTTGCCTTACTTTAAATCTCCAGCATTGACCCAACGATGCAGAGTTTTTGTCGCGAGGGCTTCGGTTGCAGTAGAAGAGAAGATTCGAACAATGGCTGCTGTTATCAGAATTGGTACCAGGGGAAG CCCACTTGCCCTTGCTCAAGCTTATGAAACACGGGACAAACTGATAAAGTCACATCCCGAGTTAGCTGAGGAGGGGGCGATTCAGATTGTGATCATTAAAACAACAGGTGATAAAATTTTAAGTCAGCCACTAGCAGATATAGGCGGAAAGGGCTTATTCACTAAAGAGATAGACGAGGCACTTCTCAATAGCGAAATCGATATTGCGGTACACTCGATGAAAGATGTTCCAACTTATATTCCGGAGAAGATAATATTACCTTGCAATCTTCCACGGGAGGATGTCCGTGATGCTTTTATTTGCTTGACTGCAGCTTCTCTGGCCGAGCTTACTGCGGGTAGCATTGTGGGAACTGCTTCTTTGAGAAGGAAGTCACAACTTCTCAACAGATATCCATCGCTAGAG GTACAGGAGAATTTTCGAGGTAATGTACAGACGAGGTTGAAAAAACTGAACGAGGGAGTAGTCCAAGCAACATTGCTGGCATTAGCAGGCCTGAAACGTCTGAACATGACTGAAAATGTTACTTCTGTGCTGTCTATTGAAGATATGCTTCCTGCTGTAGCTCAAGGAGCTATTGGAATTGCGTGCAGAAGTGGTGATGAAAAAATG GCTACATACTTGGCGTCATTGAATCACGAGGATACAAGATCAGCAGTTTCCTGCGAGAGGGCGTTCTTAGAGAAATTAGAGGGATCTTGTCGAACTCCAATCGCTGGATACGCCAATAGAGACGAAGATGGAAATTGCATTTTTAAAGCATTGGTCGCATCCCCTGATGGAACCAGAG TTCTTGAAACGTCTCGAAAAGGTCCATATTCTTTTGGTGATATGATAAAGATGGGC TCGGATGCTGGTGAGGAACTCCTCTCACGAGCTGGTCCGGGTTTCTTTGACCATTAG